GGCCGAGACAAGGGCAAAACCCAGGACGGCGCCTAAGAACTCGGGCAGCCGGCTGAGAACGCCCGACAGCAGGAGCGCCAGCGATGGCAGGATGAAAGGGGCGACCAGGCCGAGACGGTAGAAGGTGCGGCGCGACATGGCGCAGATGATAGCGGAAGCCCCCTTTTTTGCCAATCGCGTCCCCAGGCAGTACCATCCCGCTTATGCCAAGACTTTTCGCCTTTCTGCGCGCCATCAACGTCGGCGGCCACACCGTCAAGATGGATCATCTGCGCCATCTGTTCGAGTCCCTTGGCCTGGGTGCAGTCGAGACCTTCATCGCCAGCGGCAATGTCGTGTTCGAGACCGACGAGACTGATTTGCAGGCGCTCGAGCGCACGCTCGAACGGCATCTGGCTGCGTCGCTCGGCTACCAGGTCGCCACGTTCATTCGCACCGAGGCCGAACTACTGGACATCGCCGCTTTCCAGCCCTTCCCACCCGCCGATCTCGAACAGGCTGTGGCCTACAATGTCGCCTTTCTCCACGACCCCCTGAACGAGGCGGCAACGGACAAGCTCATGGCCCTGAGAACTGAGATCGACGATTTCTGCGCCCACGGCCGCGAGGTGTACTGGCTCTGCCGCCAAAAACAGAGCGAATCGACCTTCTCCAACGCCGTGCTGGAGAAGACCATCGGCCAACCGTCCACTCTGCGCGGGATGAAGACCGTCAGGAACATGGTGGAGAGGTGGGGGTGAGGCGGGTTCCGGGTTCCGTGTTGCGGGTTCCGTGTTCCGGGTGGCGTGAATAGTGATGGCTAGTGTGCAAGCCCCAATTCGCAATCCGCAATTCGCAATTCGCAATTCGTGCCATTCGTGATCCAATCAGGTGTTAATCATGACTACCAGTGATGCCAATCCCTTCAATCAAGCCCTGTTGACGCTGCTCGACGAGACTTTCGACCATGTGCAAGGCTACTATCTCGACCGCGGCACTTCGCTCTTCGAGACGCTCGCAGACATCAGCGCCGCCGAAGCCTCGATCCCGGTGGGCGGCAAGTGCGCCACCCTGGCCGCCCAGGTCAAGCACGTCGCCTTCTACCTGGACGTCGTCGAAGCCTCGATCCGCGACCCCAACTACCCGCATGCCGACTGGGGCGAGATCTGGCGCACGGTCGCCGCGGTCACGCCAGAGGAATGGCAGGCCATCCAGTCCGAATTGCGCCGGAGTTACAGCCGTGTCATCGCCCTGATCGAGGAAACGACCTCCTGGCCGGGCGCCGATGAGATGGCCGGGGCCATGGCCCTCGCCGTCCACACGGCCTATCATCTGGGCGAGATCCGACAGGCGTTGTGCATGCTGCGACCCTGACGTCCTATGCTGGCCTCAGCCCGCCAATTGCGCCCTGAGCGCCGCTGCCTCTGTCACCGGCAGGTTGCAGGCATAGTCTCGGCAGACATAGGCCGCCGGCTGGCCGCCAATGAGTGGGCGGTCGCGCAGCAGGGGGATGAGGGCGAGAGAGCGGGCGTCGTCGGGGGCGCAGCCGGCCAGGACGGCGTCGGGCAGCCAGTGCGCGTGGGCGACCCGGCGCAAAGCCTGAGCGCGGGGGTCGCCAGGGTCGCCAATGATGGCGATCTCGCGCGAGGGAGCCAGAAAGAAATCCAGGGCCGAGAGCAGCCAGCCGAAGCCCGAAGGCTGGCCGGTCATCGGCTGGCGCATGAAGCGGAACACGCTTTCAGCCCGCTCGACGTACTCGGCTTTGTCCAGCAGCCGGGCCAGGCGCAGGGCGGCCGAGGTATAGGCGCTGTTCCCGCTCGGCTCGGCGTTGTCGAAGAAGTCTTTGCGGCGGACGATCAGCGTCTCGTGGTCGTCGGAGGTGTGGAAAGCGGCGCCGGCGACGGCGTCCCAGAAGTGCTCGTGGACGATGCCCAGCAGCCGGTCGGCCTCGGCCAGCCAGCCGGGGTCGAAGGAGGCCTGGTAGAGGGCGACAAGGCCATCGGCCAGGCAGGTGTAATCCTCCAGATAGCCGTTGAGCGAGGCCCGGCCCTCCTTCCACGAGCGATACAGCCGGCCCCGCCCGTCCGTCATCTCCCGGCCGATGAATTCGGCGTTGCGGACGGCGGCCCGGAGGTAGTCCGGCCGGTCGAGAGCGGCCCCGGCCTCGGCCAACGCCCGCAGCATCAGCCCGTTCCAGGCAGCCAGGATTTTCTCGTCTCGCCCCGGCTTGATGCGGGTCTCGCGGGCATGGAACAGCAGCCGGCGCCCGCGCTCGACCACGGCCTGCAAGTGCTCGGTCGAGACATTGGCCGCCTTCGCTACTTCCCCAGGCTCGCGGCCAACATGAAGGATGTTCTTGCCCTCGAAGTTCCCGGTCTCGGTGATGTCGTAGTAGCGGCAGAAGAGGGCGGCGTCGGTCTCGCCCAGGATATTCCTGACCTCGGCCGGCGTCCAGACGAAGAACTTGCCCTCCTCACCCTCGCTGTCGGCATCCTGCGTCGAATAGAACCCGCCCGCCGGATGGGTCATCTCGCGCAGCC
The sequence above is drawn from the Caldilineales bacterium genome and encodes:
- a CDS encoding thioredoxin domain-containing protein, with the protein product MNRLANATSPYLLQHAHNPVDWYEWGEEAFARARAEDKPIFLSVGYAACHWCHVMAHESFEDPAIADLLNQGFVSIKVDREERPDVDGIYMDAVVALTRQGGWPMSVFLTPDGRPFYAGTYFPPADRYGIPSFRRVLLSVQDAWQQRRQRIEGSADQLTTALAQSGHLQPDRGSLSPVLLDAAFAALYQQYDDEEGGFGSAPKFPPAMTLEFLLRQHVRNGQPGPLAMATHTLRKMANGGMYDQLGGGFHRYSTDAHWLVPHFEKMLYDNALLARAYLTAWQLTGDAFFRRICEETLDYGLREMTHPAGGFYSTQDADSEGEEGKFFVWTPAEVRNILGETDAALFCRYYDITETGNFEGKNILHVGREPGEVAKAANVSTEHLQAVVERGRRLLFHARETRIKPGRDEKILAAWNGLMLRALAEAGAALDRPDYLRAAVRNAEFIGREMTDGRGRLYRSWKEGRASLNGYLEDYTCLADGLVALYQASFDPGWLAEADRLLGIVHEHFWDAVAGAAFHTSDDHETLIVRRKDFFDNAEPSGNSAYTSAALRLARLLDKAEYVERAESVFRFMRQPMTGQPSGFGWLLSALDFFLAPSREIAIIGDPGDPRAQALRRVAHAHWLPDAVLAGCAPDDARSLALIPLLRDRPLIGGQPAAYVCRDYACNLPVTEAAALRAQLAG
- a CDS encoding DUF1697 domain-containing protein: MPRLFAFLRAINVGGHTVKMDHLRHLFESLGLGAVETFIASGNVVFETDETDLQALERTLERHLAASLGYQVATFIRTEAELLDIAAFQPFPPADLEQAVAYNVAFLHDPLNEAATDKLMALRTEIDDFCAHGREVYWLCRQKQSESTFSNAVLEKTIGQPSTLRGMKTVRNMVERWG